One window of the Labilibaculum sp. genome contains the following:
- a CDS encoding DNA polymerase III subunit gamma/tau: MENYIVSARKYRPSLFSSVVGQQSITVTLKNAIKNNHLAHAYLFCGPRGVGKTSCARIFAKTINCSNISPDFEACNECESCVAFNESRSYNIHELDAASNNSVEDIRSLIDQVRIPPQIGSYSIYIIDEVHMLSASAFNAFLKTLEEPPAHAILVLATTEKHKILPTILSRCQIFDFNRIKVEDAVKHLKEIAEKESVAIEEEGLNVIAQKADGAMRDALSIFDQIVSFSGKEISFESVIQNLNVLDYDYYFKMVDAFLEGKVSDVLLMLNEILEKGFDGHHFVAGLSAHIRDVLVGKDPATVQLLEVSDSVKQKYIEQSKKCPLDFLYEALKILNQCDIGFKVSQNQRLLIELSLIQLSQIIELKKKGLESNLNSKKLQKIIVDGETLSTEVKPAVSHNSNVQSTQTVSDKGSVYNKNKEKNNGLGVVSKSNFASSVSIKQALNSGIPRSNAASKPKDKEAVSIIDSVVVGSEPFTQEKLEAKLKEYITAKGKSDRIRLAITVNKPKIVGDDRVVLMVSNPLQEDDIISVKNEVRNYLRKELNNSEIQIETEIIQLKTAKRMYTDSDRFNYLCEKNPALGFLKQKFSLDFE, translated from the coding sequence ATGGAGAATTATATTGTTTCAGCACGTAAATACCGCCCTTCGCTTTTTTCATCGGTTGTAGGTCAGCAGTCCATTACAGTCACCCTTAAAAATGCCATTAAAAACAATCATTTGGCTCATGCCTATTTGTTTTGCGGGCCTCGTGGTGTTGGAAAAACTTCTTGTGCAAGAATTTTTGCAAAAACAATTAATTGTTCAAATATTAGTCCCGATTTTGAAGCATGTAATGAATGTGAATCATGTGTTGCTTTTAATGAGAGCCGCTCTTACAATATTCACGAATTAGATGCTGCTTCGAATAATTCCGTTGAAGATATTCGTTCTTTGATTGATCAGGTTCGAATTCCGCCACAAATTGGCAGCTATAGTATTTATATTATTGACGAGGTTCACATGCTTTCGGCTTCGGCATTTAATGCTTTTCTGAAAACTCTTGAAGAACCTCCGGCTCACGCCATTTTAGTGCTCGCAACAACCGAAAAACACAAAATACTTCCTACAATTCTGTCGCGTTGTCAGATTTTTGATTTTAATCGGATCAAAGTTGAAGATGCAGTTAAGCATCTTAAAGAAATTGCAGAAAAGGAATCAGTTGCAATCGAAGAGGAAGGTTTAAATGTTATCGCTCAAAAGGCGGATGGGGCTATGCGTGATGCTCTTTCTATTTTCGATCAGATTGTAAGTTTTTCTGGTAAAGAAATCTCTTTCGAAAGTGTAATTCAGAATTTAAATGTTCTGGACTATGACTACTATTTTAAAATGGTAGATGCTTTTTTGGAAGGAAAAGTAAGTGATGTGCTTCTAATGCTTAATGAAATTCTTGAGAAAGGATTTGACGGACATCATTTTGTTGCTGGCTTGAGTGCTCATATTCGGGATGTATTGGTAGGAAAAGATCCTGCAACAGTTCAATTGCTCGAGGTTAGCGATTCGGTAAAACAAAAATATATAGAGCAGTCAAAAAAATGCCCGCTTGATTTTTTATATGAAGCACTCAAAATTTTAAATCAATGTGATATTGGATTTAAAGTAAGTCAAAATCAAAGACTTCTTATCGAATTAAGCCTAATTCAATTGTCGCAGATAATTGAATTAAAAAAAAAAGGACTTGAATCAAATCTGAACTCAAAAAAACTTCAGAAAATAATTGTTGACGGAGAAACCTTAAGCACCGAGGTTAAACCGGCAGTTAGTCATAATTCAAATGTTCAATCAACACAAACAGTAAGCGATAAGGGGAGCGTTTACAATAAAAACAAGGAAAAAAATAATGGTTTAGGTGTTGTTTCAAAATCTAACTTTGCAAGTTCGGTATCTATCAAACAAGCTTTAAATAGTGGTATTCCACGTTCAAATGCTGCAAGCAAACCCAAAGATAAAGAGGCTGTTAGTATTATCGATTCTGTCGTTGTTGGTAGTGAACCATTCACCCAGGAAAAGCTGGAGGCAAAGCTAAAAGAATATATTACAGCCAAAGGAAAAAGTGATCGTATTCGATTAGCTATTACGGTTAATAAGCCGAAAATAGTTGGGGACGATCGTGTTGTTCTGATGGTTAGTAATCCTTTACAGGAAGATGACATTATCTCAGTAAAAAATGAGGTGAGAAACTATTTGAGAAAAGAATTAAACAATTCAGAAATTCAAATTGAGACAGAAATCATTCAATTAAAAACAGCAAAAAGAATGTATACTGATTCGGATCGATTTAATTATTTGTGTGAGAAAAATCCTGCATTAGGGTTTCTTAAGCAAAAATTCTCCCTGGATTTTGAATGA
- a CDS encoding RelA/SpoT family protein yields the protein MTEFNREEERRQILYRYKHLLVTCKNIVTRADIKLVRKAFELSLKDHEGERRTNGEPAIYKSISIAQIVVEELGLGRTSVICSLLYDIVQKKRISLEEVSNLFGPKVTQIIQGLVKVTDIYNQNPTLQSENFRKLLLSFADDVRVVLIIMADRLFNLRNLENKPVKFQQALAREIEFLYIPFAHRLGMYNVKSDMEDLALRYLLPDVYFEIQKKLKDSEEEREKYIKDFVAPIKSELDQLGLNYKIKARTKSIASILHKMKKKQVEFEEVYDIFAIRIILKATPKKEKSECWKVYSAVSDLYRPNPNRLRDWITIPKSNGYESLHTTVMGPDNRWVEVQIRSKRMNRIAEQGFAAHWKYKGGKSEGGGLDAWLQDIREVIESHGSDSIDLIDSFKADLYHKEIYVFTPKGDLKQLSAGATLLDFAYSIHSDVGDKCIGGTVNQKNVSIKQVLNNGDQVSVTTSNSQKPKLDWLNFVVSTKAKNKIRQSIKEEMLKEADLGKETLKRRMKNWKIEFCDENIRKLMTFYKYKIAADLYQGIALEQHELSEIKDILTDKKEIEKTVPEERPDYSAKKITKEGEDVLIVDENISNVDYSLANCCNPIFGDEIFGFISIGKGIRIHRLGCPNASEMQTRYPYRVVKANWTDKGSASYQAVLHITGDDELGIVSNISDVISKDLRVQMRSISVDTNAGSFVGNVTVIIASTEHLDTLIVKLKRVKGVHRVTRYDPVS from the coding sequence ATGACTGAATTCAACAGGGAAGAAGAGAGAAGACAGATTTTGTATCGATACAAGCATTTGCTTGTTACGTGTAAAAATATTGTTACCCGGGCAGATATAAAATTAGTTCGAAAAGCATTTGAATTAAGCTTAAAAGATCACGAAGGGGAAAGAAGGACTAACGGGGAACCGGCTATTTATAAAAGCATTTCAATAGCTCAGATTGTTGTAGAAGAACTCGGACTTGGAAGGACTTCTGTAATTTGCTCTCTGCTATATGATATTGTTCAGAAAAAACGAATTTCGTTAGAAGAAGTTTCTAATCTATTTGGTCCAAAAGTTACTCAGATAATTCAGGGTTTGGTTAAAGTAACTGATATTTACAATCAAAACCCAACCCTTCAATCAGAGAATTTCAGGAAGCTTTTGTTAAGCTTTGCCGATGATGTTCGCGTGGTTCTTATTATTATGGCAGATCGCTTGTTTAATCTAAGAAATTTAGAGAACAAACCGGTCAAATTTCAGCAAGCCTTAGCGAGAGAAATAGAGTTTCTCTACATTCCGTTTGCACATCGTTTGGGAATGTACAATGTAAAGTCAGATATGGAAGATTTGGCATTGCGCTATTTACTTCCTGATGTTTACTTTGAGATTCAAAAGAAACTGAAGGATAGTGAGGAGGAACGCGAAAAGTATATTAAAGATTTTGTTGCCCCAATTAAATCTGAATTGGATCAGTTGGGTTTAAATTATAAAATAAAAGCACGTACAAAGTCAATTGCGTCCATTCTTCACAAAATGAAGAAAAAGCAAGTTGAGTTTGAAGAGGTTTATGATATTTTTGCCATTAGAATCATATTAAAAGCAACTCCCAAAAAGGAAAAATCGGAATGTTGGAAAGTTTATTCTGCGGTTAGTGATCTGTACCGGCCAAATCCGAACAGATTAAGGGATTGGATCACCATTCCAAAATCAAATGGGTATGAATCTCTTCATACTACAGTTATGGGACCTGATAATCGTTGGGTAGAGGTTCAGATTCGAAGCAAACGGATGAATCGGATTGCTGAGCAGGGGTTTGCTGCTCACTGGAAATATAAAGGTGGAAAAAGCGAAGGAGGAGGATTGGATGCATGGCTGCAGGATATTCGGGAAGTTATTGAAAGCCACGGAAGCGATTCAATTGATTTAATTGATAGTTTTAAAGCCGATTTATACCACAAAGAAATATATGTATTTACCCCTAAAGGTGATTTAAAACAATTATCAGCAGGGGCAACTTTACTCGATTTTGCGTATTCAATTCACTCTGATGTTGGTGATAAATGCATAGGTGGCACAGTCAATCAGAAAAATGTTTCCATTAAGCAGGTTTTAAATAATGGAGACCAGGTTTCTGTAACGACCTCTAATTCTCAAAAGCCAAAATTAGATTGGTTGAATTTTGTAGTTTCTACAAAAGCGAAAAATAAAATTCGTCAGTCGATAAAGGAGGAAATGCTTAAGGAGGCTGACCTTGGAAAAGAAACTCTGAAGCGCAGAATGAAGAATTGGAAAATTGAGTTCTGTGATGAAAACATTAGGAAGTTAATGACTTTCTACAAGTACAAAATTGCTGCCGATTTGTATCAGGGAATTGCCTTGGAACAGCATGAATTATCGGAAATAAAAGATATTCTTACTGATAAAAAAGAAATAGAAAAGACAGTTCCTGAAGAACGTCCAGATTATTCAGCTAAGAAAATTACTAAGGAAGGTGAGGATGTATTAATTGTAGATGAGAACATTTCGAATGTCGATTATTCATTGGCAAATTGCTGTAACCCGATTTTCGGAGATGAAATTTTTGGCTTTATATCAATAGGAAAGGGGATTCGAATTCACAGATTAGGCTGTCCGAATGCAAGTGAAATGCAAACCCGTTACCCGTATCGGGTTGTAAAAGCAAATTGGACTGATAAAGGTTCTGCATCTTATCAAGCCGTACTTCACATTACAGGAGATGATGAGTTGGGTATTGTTAGTAATATATCCGATGTTATTTCCAAAGATTTGAGGGTTCAGATGAGATCCATCTCTGTAGATACAAACGCAGGCTCATTTGTAGGTAATGTTACCGTTATAATTGCAAGTACCGAGCATCTTGATACCTTAATTGTTAAATTAAAACGAGTAAAAGGTGTGCATCGTGTAACAAGATACGATCCTGTAAGCTAG
- a CDS encoding NADP-dependent isocitrate dehydrogenase, translating to MAQKSKIIYTKIDEAPALATYSLLPIIKAFTKTSGIEIETKDISLTGRIIANFPENLTEEQRIPDYLAELGALSLTPEANIIKLPNISASIPQLQSAIAELQEKGYNIPTYPEEAKTEEDKALQVRFAKVLGSAVNPVLREGNSDRRAAGSVKQYAKNNPHRMGKWSADSKSHVAHMTGGDFYGSEKSVTMPKATKVRIEYVDNSGNVTVLKEKQELLANEIIDSSVMNVKALRAFYAKEIAAAKEEGLLWSLHLKATMMKISDPVMFKHAVEVFYEEAITKHADTIKELGINFNNGLGDLYNKIQNLPEAKRAEIEADIMEVYKFRPDIAMVDSDNGITNLHVPNNVIIDASMPVVVRDGGKMWNSAGELQDTKALIPDRCYATIYQVCFDDCRKNGAYDPATMGSVSNVGLMAQKAEEYGSHDKTFIAQGDGVIRVVEFEGAIVMEQKVEKGDIFRMCQVKDAPIQDWVKLAVKRAKATNTPAIFWLDKNRAHDAQLIKKVNTYLADHDTTGLDIRILTPDDAIAFSLERIRKGEDTISVTGNVLRDYLTDLFPILELGSSSKMLSIVPLMNGGGLFETGAGGSAPKHVQQFMSEGHLRWDSLGEYLALGVSLEHLANTFNNEKAALFAETLDLGVSKFLEEGKSPSRKVNELDNRGSNFYLAMYWAQALAAQDKNAELKAIFSKVAQDMEANEEKIVAELNDAQGAPMNIGGYFMPNEELVTKAMRPSATLNAIIDAI from the coding sequence ATGGCACAGAAGTCAAAAATCATTTACACTAAAATTGATGAAGCTCCAGCCTTGGCGACCTATTCGTTATTGCCAATTATCAAAGCCTTTACTAAAACTTCAGGCATTGAGATCGAAACCAAGGATATTTCTCTTACAGGAAGAATTATTGCCAACTTCCCTGAGAATTTAACTGAAGAGCAAAGAATCCCTGATTATTTGGCTGAATTAGGTGCGCTTTCATTAACACCGGAAGCAAACATTATTAAATTGCCAAACATTAGTGCTTCAATTCCTCAATTGCAGAGCGCGATTGCTGAGTTACAGGAAAAAGGATATAATATCCCAACTTACCCGGAAGAAGCCAAAACAGAAGAGGATAAGGCACTTCAAGTAAGATTTGCAAAGGTTTTGGGTAGTGCTGTAAATCCTGTGCTTCGTGAAGGTAATTCTGACCGTCGTGCAGCAGGTTCTGTTAAGCAGTATGCTAAGAATAACCCACACAGAATGGGCAAGTGGTCTGCTGATTCAAAATCTCATGTTGCTCACATGACCGGGGGTGATTTTTACGGTTCAGAGAAATCGGTGACCATGCCTAAAGCAACTAAGGTTCGAATAGAGTATGTTGACAATTCGGGCAATGTTACAGTATTAAAGGAGAAGCAAGAGCTATTGGCTAATGAAATTATTGATTCATCAGTAATGAATGTGAAAGCATTACGTGCTTTCTATGCGAAAGAAATTGCGGCTGCGAAAGAAGAAGGTTTACTATGGTCGTTGCACCTTAAGGCAACCATGATGAAGATTTCGGATCCTGTAATGTTTAAGCATGCTGTTGAGGTTTTCTATGAAGAAGCTATCACTAAGCACGCTGATACCATTAAAGAATTAGGAATAAACTTTAACAATGGATTAGGCGATCTTTATAATAAAATTCAAAATCTTCCAGAAGCCAAAAGAGCCGAAATTGAAGCTGATATCATGGAAGTGTATAAATTCCGTCCTGATATAGCAATGGTTGATTCTGATAACGGAATTACTAACCTGCATGTTCCAAATAATGTGATTATTGATGCATCGATGCCTGTTGTTGTTCGCGATGGCGGTAAAATGTGGAATTCTGCAGGGGAACTTCAGGATACCAAAGCATTGATTCCAGATAGATGTTATGCTACTATTTATCAGGTTTGTTTTGACGACTGTAGAAAAAATGGTGCTTATGATCCAGCAACCATGGGATCTGTATCGAATGTCGGTTTAATGGCTCAAAAAGCAGAAGAGTATGGATCACATGATAAAACTTTCATTGCTCAAGGCGATGGTGTTATTCGCGTTGTAGAATTCGAAGGAGCTATTGTGATGGAGCAGAAAGTTGAAAAAGGTGATATCTTCAGAATGTGTCAGGTTAAAGATGCTCCTATTCAGGATTGGGTTAAATTAGCTGTAAAAAGAGCTAAAGCAACTAATACGCCGGCTATTTTCTGGTTAGATAAAAATCGTGCTCATGATGCTCAGTTAATCAAAAAAGTAAATACTTACTTAGCTGATCATGATACTACAGGTTTGGATATCCGCATTTTGACTCCGGATGATGCAATTGCATTCTCACTGGAAAGAATCCGTAAAGGGGAAGATACAATTTCGGTAACTGGTAACGTATTGCGTGATTATTTAACAGATCTTTTCCCAATTTTGGAATTGGGATCTTCTTCTAAAATGCTTTCCATCGTTCCTTTGATGAATGGGGGAGGATTGTTCGAAACAGGCGCTGGAGGATCTGCCCCAAAGCACGTTCAGCAATTCATGTCTGAAGGTCACTTGCGTTGGGATTCTCTTGGGGAATATTTAGCATTAGGTGTTTCTTTAGAGCACTTGGCTAATACTTTTAATAATGAGAAGGCTGCTTTATTTGCAGAAACCCTTGATTTAGGTGTAAGTAAGTTTTTGGAAGAAGGAAAATCACCATCACGTAAGGTGAATGAGTTGGATAACCGTGGTTCTAACTTCTATTTGGCAATGTATTGGGCGCAAGCACTTGCGGCACAAGATAAAAATGCTGAATTGAAAGCAATTTTTTCTAAAGTAGCTCAGGATATGGAAGCTAATGAAGAAAAAATCGTTGCTGAATTGAATGATGCCCAAGGTGCACCAATGAATATTGGCGGCTATTTTATGCCAAACGAGGAATTGGTAACCAAGGCTATGCGTCCGAGTGCAACTTTAAATGCGATAATCGACGCTATTTAA
- the lgt gene encoding prolipoprotein diacylglyceryl transferase — protein sequence MLHSILWDIDPEIFKIGPIAVRWYGLLFALGFLLGYYLVEKMFKKDGIKLEWLDKLFLYTMIATVVGARLGHVFFYGWEFYSQHPVEIIKIWRGGLASHGATIGILVALWFYSKKVSKKSMLWILDYVVIPVALAGCFIRLGNLMNSEIIGTQTHSDWGFQFIRASIYEPEAPRHPAQLYEAICYLISFGVLSFMYWKTNAKQYSGRLFGAFFVMIFTARFFIEFIKENQEAFEQGMLLNMGQLLSIPFVLIGLFFLIRSFRIEPMK from the coding sequence ATGTTGCATTCAATTCTTTGGGATATCGACCCGGAAATATTTAAAATCGGCCCTATCGCTGTCCGTTGGTACGGATTACTTTTTGCATTAGGCTTTTTGTTAGGATATTATCTTGTAGAAAAGATGTTTAAAAAAGATGGTATTAAACTGGAATGGCTTGATAAGTTGTTTCTGTATACCATGATTGCTACAGTTGTAGGTGCTCGTTTAGGACATGTGTTTTTTTACGGATGGGAATTTTATTCACAACACCCAGTCGAAATCATTAAAATTTGGCGGGGAGGATTGGCATCGCATGGTGCTACTATTGGAATTCTTGTTGCTTTATGGTTTTATTCTAAAAAAGTGAGCAAAAAATCAATGCTTTGGATATTGGATTACGTGGTAATTCCGGTTGCTTTGGCAGGATGTTTTATTCGTTTGGGAAATTTGATGAATTCAGAAATTATTGGAACTCAAACTCATTCTGACTGGGGATTTCAATTCATCAGAGCTTCTATTTATGAGCCGGAAGCACCACGACATCCAGCACAATTATACGAAGCAATTTGTTATTTGATTTCCTTTGGTGTTCTATCATTTATGTATTGGAAAACCAATGCAAAACAATACAGCGGAAGATTATTCGGCGCTTTTTTTGTAATGATTTTTACAGCTCGTTTCTTTATCGAATTTATTAAGGAAAATCAGGAAGCTTTTGAGCAGGGAATGTTGTTAAATATGGGACAGTTACTAAGCATTCCGTTTGTTTTAATCGGGTTGTTCTTTTTGATTCGATCGTTTAGAATAGAACCGATGAAGTAA
- the secA gene encoding preprotein translocase subunit SecA, with product MGFIDSTLGKLFGNKSDRDLKELSPYLGRIKAEYDRITTLSNDDLRGESVKLKQRIQDFIQAEKDEIQSLKDKIDVGELSINEREEIYDQIDGIEKKIDDKIEEVLEEILPTAFAVVKDTARRFTENAELEVTASKFDRDLAPYYDNIQIDGDTAVYFNSWVAGGTEITWNMIHYDVQLIGGTVLHQGKIAEMATGEGKTLVATLPVFLNALTGRGVHVITVNDYLAKRDSEWMGPLYQFHGLSVDCIDKHSPNSDARRKAYACDITFGTNNEFGFDYLRDNMATNPKDLVQRRHNYSIVDEVDSVLVDDARTPLIISGPIPRGEHQQFDDLKPKVQKLVKAQNDLVMKIFTDSKKFLNSEDKKDQEEGAKLLLRTYKGLPKMKPLIKFLSEQGNKANLLKTENFYMQENNKNMHIITDELYFVIDEKHNSIELTDKGIDLISSDVEDSGFFVLPDIGSEVAAIEKSDLSDEEKLARKDEMIQAYSVRSERVHTINQLLKAYTLFEKDVEYVMMDGKVKIVDEQTGRIMEGRRYSDGLHQAIEAKENVKVEAATQTFATITLQNYFRMYNKLAGMTGTAETEAGELWDIYKLEVVVIPTNRPICRDDREDLVYKTKREKYSAVIDEIVDLVNAGRPVLVGTTSVEISELLGRMLKIKGIKHNVLNAKLHQREADIVAEAGQSGTVTIATNMAGRGTDIKLTDAVKAVGGLAIIGTERHDSRRVDRQLRGRAGRQGDVGSSQFFVSLEDDLMRLFSSDRIVKLMDRMGLKEGEVIQHSMITKSIERAQKKVEENNFGIRKRLLEYDDVMNSQREVIYKRRRHALFGERIQVDIANMMYDLSELIANEYHGGDFEEFRMDLIRTFSTESPISEEEFMKEKPEEITEKIYAVVLDNYKRKVEAISKQAYPVIKNVYESKAEMYENIVVPFSDGSKMFQVVTNLKKAYDSKAEDLVRSFEKVSILATIDDAWKEHLREMDDLKQSVQNASYEQKDPLLIYKFESFNLFKTMIETINKSVVSSLMKGHIPLSDPEDVRKAEERKRTDLSNLKTTKEEVGGGRERPEPKKPEPVRVAQKVGRNEPCPCGSGKKFKQCHGKGVPA from the coding sequence ATGGGTTTTATAGATAGTACATTGGGTAAACTATTTGGAAATAAGTCAGATAGAGACCTTAAAGAATTGAGTCCTTACTTGGGGCGAATTAAAGCAGAATACGATAGAATCACAACTTTAAGTAATGATGATCTTCGTGGAGAATCAGTTAAATTAAAGCAACGCATTCAGGATTTTATTCAAGCTGAAAAAGACGAAATACAGAGTCTTAAAGATAAGATTGATGTTGGTGAATTATCAATCAACGAAAGAGAGGAAATCTACGATCAGATTGACGGAATTGAAAAGAAAATTGATGACAAAATTGAAGAGGTATTAGAGGAAATTTTGCCTACTGCTTTTGCTGTTGTGAAAGACACTGCCCGCAGATTTACCGAAAATGCAGAACTGGAAGTGACTGCATCTAAATTCGATCGCGATTTAGCTCCATATTACGATAACATACAAATAGATGGCGATACTGCCGTATATTTTAATTCATGGGTTGCAGGCGGAACTGAAATTACATGGAATATGATCCACTATGATGTTCAGCTAATTGGAGGTACTGTTCTTCACCAGGGAAAAATTGCTGAGATGGCAACCGGTGAGGGTAAAACTCTTGTAGCTACATTGCCTGTGTTTCTTAATGCGTTAACCGGCAGAGGAGTTCATGTGATTACTGTGAATGATTACCTGGCAAAACGTGACTCGGAATGGATGGGACCATTGTACCAATTTCACGGGTTATCTGTTGACTGTATCGATAAACACTCTCCCAATTCAGATGCGCGTAGAAAAGCCTATGCATGTGATATTACTTTTGGAACAAATAATGAGTTTGGTTTTGATTACCTGCGTGATAATATGGCAACAAATCCAAAAGATTTGGTTCAACGTCGCCACAATTATTCAATTGTCGATGAAGTTGACTCGGTTTTGGTTGATGATGCACGTACACCATTAATTATTTCAGGACCGATTCCAAGGGGAGAACATCAACAGTTTGATGACCTAAAACCAAAAGTTCAAAAATTGGTAAAAGCCCAAAATGATTTGGTAATGAAGATTTTTACTGATTCTAAAAAATTCCTAAACAGCGAAGATAAAAAGGATCAGGAGGAAGGCGCAAAATTATTGCTTAGAACTTATAAAGGTTTGCCTAAAATGAAACCACTTATTAAATTTTTAAGTGAGCAGGGAAATAAGGCCAATCTTTTGAAAACAGAAAATTTCTATATGCAGGAGAATAACAAAAACATGCACATCATTACTGATGAGTTGTATTTTGTTATCGATGAAAAACACAATTCAATTGAACTTACTGACAAAGGAATTGACCTGATTAGTTCTGATGTTGAAGATTCAGGTTTCTTTGTATTGCCTGATATTGGATCAGAAGTAGCAGCAATTGAAAAATCAGATCTTTCGGATGAAGAAAAATTAGCCAGAAAAGATGAAATGATTCAGGCTTACTCAGTAAGATCAGAAAGAGTTCATACGATCAATCAACTTTTAAAAGCATATACTCTTTTCGAAAAAGATGTAGAATATGTAATGATGGATGGTAAGGTAAAGATTGTAGACGAGCAAACCGGTCGTATTATGGAAGGCCGTCGTTATTCTGATGGATTGCATCAGGCAATTGAAGCCAAAGAAAATGTGAAGGTAGAGGCAGCAACTCAAACATTTGCTACCATTACTCTTCAGAATTATTTTAGAATGTATAATAAGCTTGCCGGTATGACCGGTACTGCTGAAACAGAAGCAGGTGAGCTTTGGGATATTTATAAATTAGAGGTGGTTGTAATTCCAACCAACCGTCCAATTTGCCGGGATGACCGCGAGGATTTAGTTTATAAGACAAAACGTGAAAAATATTCTGCGGTAATTGATGAAATTGTCGATTTGGTAAATGCTGGTCGTCCGGTTTTAGTAGGTACAACTTCTGTTGAGATTTCAGAATTACTGGGTCGGATGCTTAAAATTAAAGGGATTAAGCACAATGTACTGAATGCAAAATTACATCAGCGCGAAGCAGATATTGTTGCGGAAGCGGGTCAATCAGGAACTGTAACCATTGCAACAAATATGGCTGGTCGTGGTACAGATATTAAGCTAACCGATGCAGTAAAAGCAGTAGGTGGTTTGGCAATTATTGGTACAGAGCGTCATGATTCCCGTCGAGTTGACCGTCAGTTACGTGGTCGTGCCGGTCGTCAGGGAGATGTTGGATCTTCTCAGTTCTTTGTGTCTTTGGAAGATGATTTGATGCGTTTGTTTAGCTCAGATCGTATTGTAAAGTTAATGGATAGAATGGGACTGAAAGAGGGTGAAGTAATTCAGCACAGCATGATTACTAAATCGATAGAGCGTGCCCAGAAGAAAGTGGAAGAAAATAACTTCGGTATTCGTAAAAGATTATTGGAGTACGATGATGTAATGAACTCTCAGCGTGAGGTTATTTATAAGCGTCGTCGTCATGCATTGTTTGGAGAGCGTATTCAGGTAGATATTGCCAATATGATGTATGATTTATCGGAATTGATTGCAAATGAATATCATGGTGGTGATTTTGAGGAGTTTAGAATGGATTTAATCCGTACTTTCTCAACAGAATCTCCGATAAGTGAAGAGGAATTCATGAAGGAAAAGCCTGAAGAAATTACTGAGAAAATTTACGCTGTAGTTTTGGATAATTACAAACGAAAAGTGGAAGCCATTAGTAAGCAAGCCTATCCGGTAATTAAAAATGTATACGAATCAAAAGCGGAAATGTATGAGAACATTGTTGTTCCGTTTTCTGATGGTTCTAAAATGTTTCAGGTAGTAACTAATTTGAAGAAAGCTTACGACAGTAAGGCTGAGGATTTGGTTCGTTCTTTTGAGAAAGTTTCTATTCTTGCAACTATCGATGATGCTTGGAAAGAGCACTTGCGTGAGATGGATGATTTGAAACAATCTGTTCAGAATGCTTCTTACGAACAGAAGGATCCATTGTTGATTTACAAATTTGAATCGTTCAATTTGTTTAAAACAATGATTGAAACTATCAATAAGAGTGTTGTCAGCAGCTTAATGAAAGGTCATATTCCATTATCGGATCCTGAAGATGTTCGTAAGGCAGAAGAACGTAAAAGAACCGATTTAAGCAATTTGAAAACTACAAAAGAAGAAGTAGGAGGAGGCAGAGAAAGACCGGAACCTAAAAAACCGGAACCTGTTCGTGTTGCTCAAAAAGTAGGACGAAATGAACCTTGTCCTTGTGGTAGCGGTAAAAAATTCAAACAATGTCATGGAAAAGGAGTTCCGGCTTAA
- a CDS encoding ferritin: MAISKKVEEILNKQINAEFWSAYFYLSMSNYFNANGMPGFANWMKVQFQEETSHAMKMLDYVNERSGRVILEPIAEVPSEWTGVLNIFEETLKHEEHVTSLINGCVNIAIEEKDHASVNFMQWFVDEQVEEEATVNEIIDQLKMFEGKGHGLYMMDKEFKARVFVDSTQV, encoded by the coding sequence ATGGCTATTAGTAAAAAAGTAGAAGAAATTTTGAACAAGCAAATCAATGCTGAATTTTGGTCTGCTTATTTCTATTTATCAATGTCAAACTATTTCAATGCGAATGGAATGCCTGGTTTTGCAAATTGGATGAAAGTACAATTTCAGGAAGAAACTTCACATGCGATGAAAATGTTGGATTACGTAAACGAACGCAGCGGAAGAGTTATTTTGGAGCCAATTGCAGAAGTTCCCTCTGAATGGACAGGTGTTTTAAATATCTTTGAAGAAACTTTAAAACACGAGGAGCACGTGACTAGCTTAATTAATGGCTGTGTAAACATTGCTATTGAAGAAAAAGATCATGCTTCAGTGAATTTTATGCAGTGGTTTGTTGATGAGCAAGTGGAAGAAGAAGCTACTGTTAATGAAATTATTGACCAATTAAAAATGTTTGAAGGAAAAGGTCATGGTTTGTATATGATGGACAAAGAATTTAAAGCGAGAGTCTTTGTTGATTCTACTCAAGTTTAG